Proteins encoded by one window of Pseudorca crassidens isolate mPseCra1 chromosome 3, mPseCra1.hap1, whole genome shotgun sequence:
- the OTULINL gene encoding inactive ubiquitin thioesterase OTULINL isoform X1, with translation MAARRSPPQERERQRPRDSAAGNDQVHSWTLVTSQALDTAWRVGKGSVTLAVSFLVGTLCYFRRLHLYLGHRLKRWIGYLQRRFKRNLSVEAEVDLLSYCAREWKGETPHAKLMRKAYEELFWRRHIKCVRQVRRDNYDALRSVLFQIFSQGLSFPSWMKEKDIAKLPEKLLFSQGCNWIQQYSFGPEKYTGSNVFGKLRKCVELLKAQWTEFSGIKDYHKRGSMCNILFSDAVLEYKLYEALKFIMLYQVTEAYEQMKTAKAIPSLFRLLFTRETSSDPLSFMMHHLNSVGDTCGLEQIDLSVLGYSLEVKIKVFRLFRFNSRDFEVCYPEESLREWPEVSLLTENDCHYHIPVF, from the exons ATGGCGGCGCGGAGGAGCCCCCCGCAGGAGCGGGAGCGGCAACGACCTCGCGACTCCGCCGCAG GAAATGACCAAGTGCACTCCTGGACACTCGTCACCAGCCAAGCCTTAGATACCGCGTGGAGAGTAGGAAAGGGGTCAGTGACACTGGCAGTTTCATTTCTGGTGGGCACCCTCTGCTACTTCAGAAGGCTACATTTATATTTAGGGCACCGGCTGAAAAG GTGGATTGGATATCTGCAGAGGAGattcaaaa GGAACCTCAGTGTGGAGGCAGAAGTTGATTTACTCAGTTATTGTGCAAGAGAATGGAAAGGAGAGACACCCCATGCCAAGCTGATGAGGAAG GCTTATGAGGAGCTGTTTTGGCGGCGGCATATTAAATGTGTTCGACAAGTAAGGAGAGACAACTACGACGCACTAAGGTCGGTGCTCTTCCAAATCTTCAGCCAGGGCCTCTCTTTCCCATCCtggatgaaagaaaaagacattgcGAAG CTTCCTGAAAAACTGCTCTTTTCACAAGGTTGTAATTGGATCCAGCAATACAGTTTTGGTCCTGAGAAGTATACAGGTTCGAATGTGTTTGGAAAATTACGTAAATGTGTGGAATTATTGAAAGCACAG TGGACTGAATTTAGTGGAATTAAAGATTATCACAAGAGAGGAAGTATGTGCAACATCCTTTTTTCTGATGCTGTCCTGGAATATAAACTTTACGAAGCTCTGAAGTTCATCATGCTCTATCAGGTCACTGAGGCttatgaacaaatgaagaccGCAAAGGCCATTCCCAGTCTTTTTCGACTCCTGTTTACCCGGGAAACCTCTTCCGACCCTTTAAGCTTCATGATGCATCACCTGAATTCTGTAGGTGACACGTGTGGACTAGAGCAG ATTGATCTGTCTGTACTTGGATACTCCCTGGAAGTGAAGATAAAAGTGTTCAGACTGTTCAGGTTTAACTCCAGAGACTTTGAAGTCTGCTACCCAGAGGAGTCGCTCAGGGAGTGGCCGGAGGTCTCCCTGCTGACCGAGAATGACTGCCACTATCACATTCCTGTCTTTTAA
- the OTULINL gene encoding inactive ubiquitin thioesterase OTULINL isoform X2, whose amino-acid sequence MAARRSPPQERERQRPRDSAAGNDQVHSWTLVTSQALDTAWRVGKGSVTLAVSFLVGTLCYFRRLHLYLGHRLKRWIGYLQRRFKRNLSVEAEVDLLSYCAREWKGETPHAKLMRKELFWRRHIKCVRQVRRDNYDALRSVLFQIFSQGLSFPSWMKEKDIAKLPEKLLFSQGCNWIQQYSFGPEKYTGSNVFGKLRKCVELLKAQWTEFSGIKDYHKRGSMCNILFSDAVLEYKLYEALKFIMLYQVTEAYEQMKTAKAIPSLFRLLFTRETSSDPLSFMMHHLNSVGDTCGLEQIDLSVLGYSLEVKIKVFRLFRFNSRDFEVCYPEESLREWPEVSLLTENDCHYHIPVF is encoded by the exons ATGGCGGCGCGGAGGAGCCCCCCGCAGGAGCGGGAGCGGCAACGACCTCGCGACTCCGCCGCAG GAAATGACCAAGTGCACTCCTGGACACTCGTCACCAGCCAAGCCTTAGATACCGCGTGGAGAGTAGGAAAGGGGTCAGTGACACTGGCAGTTTCATTTCTGGTGGGCACCCTCTGCTACTTCAGAAGGCTACATTTATATTTAGGGCACCGGCTGAAAAG GTGGATTGGATATCTGCAGAGGAGattcaaaa GGAACCTCAGTGTGGAGGCAGAAGTTGATTTACTCAGTTATTGTGCAAGAGAATGGAAAGGAGAGACACCCCATGCCAAGCTGATGAGGAAG GAGCTGTTTTGGCGGCGGCATATTAAATGTGTTCGACAAGTAAGGAGAGACAACTACGACGCACTAAGGTCGGTGCTCTTCCAAATCTTCAGCCAGGGCCTCTCTTTCCCATCCtggatgaaagaaaaagacattgcGAAG CTTCCTGAAAAACTGCTCTTTTCACAAGGTTGTAATTGGATCCAGCAATACAGTTTTGGTCCTGAGAAGTATACAGGTTCGAATGTGTTTGGAAAATTACGTAAATGTGTGGAATTATTGAAAGCACAG TGGACTGAATTTAGTGGAATTAAAGATTATCACAAGAGAGGAAGTATGTGCAACATCCTTTTTTCTGATGCTGTCCTGGAATATAAACTTTACGAAGCTCTGAAGTTCATCATGCTCTATCAGGTCACTGAGGCttatgaacaaatgaagaccGCAAAGGCCATTCCCAGTCTTTTTCGACTCCTGTTTACCCGGGAAACCTCTTCCGACCCTTTAAGCTTCATGATGCATCACCTGAATTCTGTAGGTGACACGTGTGGACTAGAGCAG ATTGATCTGTCTGTACTTGGATACTCCCTGGAAGTGAAGATAAAAGTGTTCAGACTGTTCAGGTTTAACTCCAGAGACTTTGAAGTCTGCTACCCAGAGGAGTCGCTCAGGGAGTGGCCGGAGGTCTCCCTGCTGACCGAGAATGACTGCCACTATCACATTCCTGTCTTTTAA
- the OTULINL gene encoding inactive ubiquitin thioesterase OTULINL isoform X3 — translation MEELRATSHPGARGRGNDQVHSWTLVTSQALDTAWRVGKGSVTLAVSFLVGTLCYFRRLHLYLGHRLKRWIGYLQRRFKRNLSVEAEVDLLSYCAREWKGETPHAKLMRKAYEELFWRRHIKCVRQVRRDNYDALRSVLFQIFSQGLSFPSWMKEKDIAKLPEKLLFSQGCNWIQQYSFGPEKYTGSNVFGKLRKCVELLKAQWTEFSGIKDYHKRGSMCNILFSDAVLEYKLYEALKFIMLYQVTEAYEQMKTAKAIPSLFRLLFTRETSSDPLSFMMHHLNSVGDTCGLEQIDLSVLGYSLEVKIKVFRLFRFNSRDFEVCYPEESLREWPEVSLLTENDCHYHIPVF, via the exons ATGGAGGAACTGAGGGCCACCAGTCATCCTGGAGCCAGAGGAAGAG GAAATGACCAAGTGCACTCCTGGACACTCGTCACCAGCCAAGCCTTAGATACCGCGTGGAGAGTAGGAAAGGGGTCAGTGACACTGGCAGTTTCATTTCTGGTGGGCACCCTCTGCTACTTCAGAAGGCTACATTTATATTTAGGGCACCGGCTGAAAAG GTGGATTGGATATCTGCAGAGGAGattcaaaa GGAACCTCAGTGTGGAGGCAGAAGTTGATTTACTCAGTTATTGTGCAAGAGAATGGAAAGGAGAGACACCCCATGCCAAGCTGATGAGGAAG GCTTATGAGGAGCTGTTTTGGCGGCGGCATATTAAATGTGTTCGACAAGTAAGGAGAGACAACTACGACGCACTAAGGTCGGTGCTCTTCCAAATCTTCAGCCAGGGCCTCTCTTTCCCATCCtggatgaaagaaaaagacattgcGAAG CTTCCTGAAAAACTGCTCTTTTCACAAGGTTGTAATTGGATCCAGCAATACAGTTTTGGTCCTGAGAAGTATACAGGTTCGAATGTGTTTGGAAAATTACGTAAATGTGTGGAATTATTGAAAGCACAG TGGACTGAATTTAGTGGAATTAAAGATTATCACAAGAGAGGAAGTATGTGCAACATCCTTTTTTCTGATGCTGTCCTGGAATATAAACTTTACGAAGCTCTGAAGTTCATCATGCTCTATCAGGTCACTGAGGCttatgaacaaatgaagaccGCAAAGGCCATTCCCAGTCTTTTTCGACTCCTGTTTACCCGGGAAACCTCTTCCGACCCTTTAAGCTTCATGATGCATCACCTGAATTCTGTAGGTGACACGTGTGGACTAGAGCAG ATTGATCTGTCTGTACTTGGATACTCCCTGGAAGTGAAGATAAAAGTGTTCAGACTGTTCAGGTTTAACTCCAGAGACTTTGAAGTCTGCTACCCAGAGGAGTCGCTCAGGGAGTGGCCGGAGGTCTCCCTGCTGACCGAGAATGACTGCCACTATCACATTCCTGTCTTTTAA